From Spiroplasma monobiae MQ-1, a single genomic window includes:
- the fusA gene encoding elongation factor G yields MPREYSLDMTRNFGIMAHIDAGKTTTTERILFHTGKIHKIGETHEGESQMDWMAQEQERGITITSAATTAFWADHRFNIIDTPGHVDFTVEVERSLRVLDGAVAVLDGQSGVEPQTETVWRQATTYRVPRVVFVNKMDKTGADFLYSVKTIGDRLGAKAAPIQLPIGAEDQFSGIIDLVEMKAWGFDGAADEIAKEIEIPADLKDKAEELRAQLVEMAVEYDEELMMKFLDGGEITIPELKSAIRKGVISAEFFPVLAGSAFKNKGVKLLLDAVVAYLPSPLDVPAIKGVLPNGEEAERPAADEAPFAALAFKIMTDPFVGKLTFFRVYSGVLTKGSYVLNATKDKKERVGRLLKMHANNREEIEEVYAGDIAAAVGLKDTTTGDTLTDEKNEIILESMVFPEPVIHLALEPKTKADQEKLGLSLNKLSEEDPTFRTYTDEETGQTIIAGMGELHLDIIVDRLKREFKVETNVGAPQVSYRETIKGSAKVEGKYVKQSGGRGQYGHVVIEFEPNHDKGFEWVDKIVGGKISKEYINAARVGLENSLQNGVIAGFPMIDVKATIVDGSYHDVDSNEMAYKIAASMALKEAAKKVNPVLLEPIMSVEVTVPDEYYGDVMGNISSKRGLIEGSEQRGNAQTIKSKVPLSEMFGYATELRSFTQGRGNYTMIFSHYNEAPKNIAEEIIKKQGK; encoded by the coding sequence ATGCCTAGAGAATATAGTTTAGATATGACTCGTAACTTTGGTATTATGGCTCACATTGATGCTGGTAAAACTACTACAACAGAACGTATCTTATTCCATACAGGTAAAATTCACAAAATTGGTGAAACTCACGAAGGTGAATCACAAATGGACTGAATGGCTCAAGAACAAGAACGTGGTATTACTATTACTTCTGCTGCAACAACAGCATTCTGAGCAGACCACAGATTTAACATCATTGATACTCCTGGTCACGTTGACTTCACAGTTGAAGTTGAAAGATCATTAAGAGTTCTTGATGGAGCGGTTGCTGTATTAGACGGTCAAAGTGGGGTTGAACCTCAAACTGAAACTGTTTGAAGACAAGCAACAACATATAGAGTACCAAGAGTTGTTTTTGTTAACAAAATGGATAAAACAGGAGCTGACTTTTTATACTCAGTAAAAACAATCGGAGATAGATTGGGAGCAAAAGCCGCACCTATTCAATTACCAATTGGAGCAGAAGATCAATTCAGCGGAATCATTGATTTAGTTGAAATGAAAGCATGAGGATTTGATGGAGCTGCAGATGAAATTGCAAAAGAAATCGAAATCCCAGCTGATTTAAAAGATAAAGCTGAAGAGTTAAGAGCTCAATTAGTTGAAATGGCTGTTGAATACGATGAAGAATTAATGATGAAATTCTTAGATGGTGGAGAAATCACAATCCCAGAATTAAAATCAGCAATTCGTAAAGGTGTTATTTCAGCAGAATTCTTCCCAGTATTAGCTGGATCAGCATTCAAAAACAAAGGTGTTAAATTATTATTAGACGCAGTTGTTGCTTACTTACCTTCACCATTAGATGTACCTGCTATTAAAGGGGTATTACCAAATGGAGAAGAAGCTGAAAGACCTGCCGCAGATGAAGCACCATTTGCCGCATTAGCATTTAAAATTATGACTGACCCATTCGTTGGTAAATTAACATTCTTTAGAGTTTACTCAGGGGTATTAACAAAAGGAAGTTACGTATTAAATGCAACTAAAGATAAAAAAGAACGTGTTGGACGTTTATTAAAAATGCACGCCAACAACCGTGAAGAAATCGAAGAAGTTTATGCTGGAGATATCGCAGCAGCTGTTGGTTTAAAAGATACAACAACTGGAGATACTCTTACAGATGAAAAAAACGAAATTATCTTAGAATCAATGGTATTCCCAGAACCAGTTATTCACTTAGCGTTAGAACCAAAAACTAAAGCTGACCAAGAAAAACTAGGGTTATCATTGAACAAATTATCAGAAGAAGATCCAACTTTCAGAACTTATACAGATGAAGAAACTGGACAAACAATTATCGCCGGAATGGGTGAATTACACTTGGACATCATTGTTGACCGTCTAAAAAGAGAATTCAAAGTTGAAACAAACGTTGGAGCTCCTCAAGTTTCATACCGTGAAACAATTAAAGGATCAGCAAAAGTTGAAGGTAAATATGTTAAACAATCAGGAGGACGTGGACAATATGGTCACGTTGTGATTGAATTCGAACCAAACCACGACAAAGGGTTTGAATGAGTTGATAAAATTGTTGGGGGTAAAATCTCAAAAGAATACATCAATGCTGCTAGAGTTGGACTTGAAAACTCATTACAAAACGGTGTTATCGCTGGATTCCCAATGATAGACGTTAAAGCAACAATCGTTGATGGATCATACCACGATGTCGACTCAAACGAGATGGCATATAAAATTGCTGCATCAATGGCATTAAAAGAAGCTGCTAAAAAAGTTAATCCAGTTCTTTTAGAGCCTATTATGTCAGTTGAAGTAACTGTGCCTGATGAATACTATGGGGATGTAATGGGTAACATTTCATCAAAACGTGGTCTAATCGAAGGATCAGAACAAAGAGGGAATGCACAAACTATTAAGTCTAAGGTTCCTTTATCAGAAATGTTTGGTTATGCAACAGAGTTGCGTTCATTTACACAAGGACGTGGAAACTATACAATGATTTTCAGTCACTATAATGAAGCACCAAAAAACATTGCTGAAGAAATTATCAAAAAACAAGGTAAATAA
- the rpsG gene encoding 30S ribosomal protein S7 yields the protein MRKHQAEKRDVLPDPIYNSKLVTRAVNKIMLDGKRGTAQHILYKAFEKIQEKTGTTPIEVFDKAIENIKPHLELKVRRIGGANYQVPVEVSTDRKVTLALRWLINYSRLRNEKEMVDRLANEIIDASNGVGGSVKKREDTHKMAEANKAFAHYRW from the coding sequence ATGCGTAAACATCAAGCAGAAAAAAGAGACGTGTTACCAGATCCAATTTATAACTCAAAATTAGTTACAAGAGCAGTTAACAAAATTATGTTAGACGGTAAAAGAGGAACAGCTCAACACATCTTATACAAAGCTTTCGAAAAAATTCAAGAAAAAACTGGAACTACTCCAATTGAAGTTTTTGATAAAGCTATTGAAAACATTAAACCTCATTTAGAATTAAAAGTTCGTCGTATTGGGGGAGCAAACTATCAAGTTCCTGTTGAAGTTTCAACAGACAGAAAAGTAACTCTAGCTTTAAGATGATTAATCAATTATTCAAGATTAAGAAACGAAAAAGAAATGGTTGATAGATTAGCAAACGAAATTATTGATGCATCTAACGGAGTTGGTGGATCAGTTAAAAAACGTGAGGATACTCACAAAATGGCTGAAGCTAATAAAGCATTCGCACATTATCGTTGATAA
- the rpsL gene encoding 30S ribosomal protein S12 — protein sequence MATINQLVRKPRKAKTWKTKAPALNRGVNTLLKKVTRVSAPQKRGVCTRVATMTPKKPNSALRKYARVRLTNGMEVTAYIPGEGHNLQEHSVVLIRGGRVKDLPGVRYHIIRGTLDTTGVNGRMQSRSLYGTKRPKDKK from the coding sequence ATGGCAACAATTAATCAATTAGTTAGAAAACCAAGAAAAGCAAAAACATGAAAAACTAAAGCTCCTGCTTTAAATAGAGGAGTTAACACTTTATTAAAAAAAGTAACTAGAGTTTCAGCACCACAAAAAAGAGGTGTATGTACAAGGGTTGCAACTATGACTCCTAAAAAACCTAACTCAGCTTTACGTAAGTATGCAAGGGTTAGATTGACTAACGGTATGGAGGTAACAGCTTATATTCCAGGGGAAGGACACAACTTACAAGAACACAGTGTTGTGTTAATCCGTGGGGGAAGGGTAAAAGACTTACCTGGGGTTCGTTATCATATAATTCGTGGTACTTTAGATACAACTGGAGTTAACGGAAGAATGCAATCTCGTTCATTATATGGAACAAAGAGACCTAAAGATAAAAAATAG
- a CDS encoding PD-(D/E)XK nuclease family protein: MLYDISKIIERDDKFNYKLKEDVKDIPYELAEFLDGSKINLPFVSMILEECYPFLHNKFIKKEVIENSVKQGVCVHKIISDSINERKEFKLNLVVKDCKNSNHLNIAKRLITELNSFIYKYDIDQIYSEKTFFYSGYDCNYLGTIDLILKSKDKFYIMDIKTSRVNYVEKYNAQLFLYKKMFENASGKIVDECFILNPREDRVLMTYERLNNQEISRIFSKIKELKPIWQD; this comes from the coding sequence ATGCTTTACGATATATCAAAAATAATTGAAAGAGATGACAAATTTAATTACAAATTAAAAGAAGATGTAAAAGATATTCCATATGAATTAGCAGAATTTTTAGACGGAAGTAAAATAAATTTACCATTTGTAAGTATGATCTTAGAAGAATGTTACCCTTTTTTACACAATAAATTTATTAAAAAAGAAGTTATTGAAAACTCTGTGAAACAAGGTGTTTGCGTTCACAAAATAATATCTGATTCTATAAATGAAAGAAAGGAATTCAAACTTAATCTAGTTGTAAAAGATTGTAAGAATTCAAATCATTTAAATATTGCAAAGAGATTAATAACGGAATTAAATTCATTCATTTATAAGTATGATATCGATCAAATATATTCAGAAAAAACATTTTTCTATTCGGGTTATGACTGTAATTATTTGGGAACAATTGATCTAATTCTAAAATCAAAAGATAAATTTTATATCATGGATATAAAAACAAGTAGAGTTAATTATGTTGAAAAATACAATGCACAATTGTTTCTGTATAAAAAAATGTTTGAAAATGCTTCTGGAAAAATTGTTGATGAATGTTTTATTTTAAACCCGAGAGAAGACAGGGTTTTAATGACTTATGAAAGACTAAATAATCAAGAAATTTCAAGAATCTTTTCTAAAATAAAGGAACTTAAACCTATTTGACAAGACTAA
- the prmC gene encoding peptide chain release factor N(5)-glutamine methyltransferase, with protein sequence MEINKLREEYVPDLFTLSEFKEIIIKITNESDYNFVIEKELSKIESDSFLKIVKEFKETKKPIAYLINNKYFYNFDFYVNENVLIPRPETELLVDEIMKYDLENKNLFDICCGSGCIGITIKNLNSKVNLLLSDISKEALEVVKINLEKHKQSGQIFCSDFLKIFNQTDIVPDFITINPPYIDNNDSNVGEFVKKYEPHLALYAEDRGLKFYKDLFNQLDYLYSKNKNLVIVCEFGFEQKEELEKIFSSKIVKYNIDFKKDYSSNWRLFIITSKE encoded by the coding sequence ATGGAAATAAATAAATTAAGAGAAGAATATGTTCCTGATTTATTTACATTAAGCGAGTTTAAAGAAATTATTATTAAAATAACAAATGAATCTGACTATAACTTTGTAATTGAAAAAGAATTATCAAAGATTGAATCAGATTCATTTTTAAAAATTGTAAAAGAGTTTAAAGAAACAAAAAAACCTATTGCATATTTGATTAATAACAAATATTTCTATAACTTTGATTTTTATGTAAATGAAAATGTATTAATTCCAAGACCCGAAACTGAGTTGCTGGTTGATGAGATAATGAAATATGATTTAGAAAACAAAAACTTATTTGATATTTGTTGTGGTAGCGGGTGTATTGGAATTACTATTAAAAATTTAAATAGTAAAGTTAATTTATTATTAAGTGATATATCAAAAGAAGCGCTTGAAGTTGTAAAAATTAATTTAGAAAAACATAAACAGTCTGGGCAAATATTTTGTTCTGACTTTTTAAAGATTTTTAATCAAACCGATATTGTGCCAGACTTCATAACCATAAATCCCCCATATATTGATAACAACGATTCAAATGTAGGGGAATTTGTGAAAAAATATGAACCGCACCTGGCTCTTTATGCTGAAGATAGAGGTCTAAAATTTTATAAGGATTTATTTAATCAATTAGATTATTTGTATTCAAAAAATAAAAACTTAGTAATAGTTTGTGAATTTGGTTTTGAACAAAAAGAAGAATTGGAAAAGATTTTTTCATCAAAAATAGTAAAATATAATATAGATTTCAAAAAAGATTATTCAAGTAATTGAAGATTATTTATCATTACATCTAAGGAGTAA
- the prfA gene encoding peptide chain release factor 1, with protein sequence MNKKTLEALSVMENRVNSIDQLLQKEETLKDIKLLTELNKERANLQEVVEKYQDFKRVDQDIEEAKEILETEKDEEMRGLAKLQLEEAQEAIVIIEEQLELLLLPKDPNDDKNVIFEIRGAAGGDEANIFAGDLFRLYTRFAEKNNWKIDVMDMNESAAGGFSQISFMVKGDKVYSKMKFESGSHRVQRVPKTDSKGRIQTSTATVAVLPEVTDVEVDIKNSDLRIDTYRASGAGGQHINTTDSAVRITHIPTGIVAASQDGRSQHDNKDKAMTLLRARIYEAELEKQQSEAASLRKNAVGTGARSEKIRTYNYAQNRVTDHRVNLTLNKLDQVMEGNLDEIIVELVNDEQKNKMIEHIEG encoded by the coding sequence ATGAATAAAAAAACCTTAGAAGCCTTAAGTGTGATGGAAAATAGAGTTAATTCTATTGACCAGTTACTTCAAAAAGAAGAAACTTTGAAAGATATAAAACTTCTTACAGAATTAAACAAAGAGAGAGCAAATCTTCAAGAAGTTGTTGAAAAGTATCAAGACTTCAAAAGAGTTGACCAGGATATTGAAGAAGCTAAAGAAATTTTAGAGACTGAAAAAGATGAAGAAATGAGAGGTTTGGCAAAACTTCAATTAGAAGAAGCTCAAGAAGCTATTGTTATAATTGAAGAACAATTAGAACTTTTGTTATTACCAAAAGATCCAAATGATGATAAAAATGTTATTTTTGAAATTAGAGGAGCTGCTGGTGGAGACGAGGCAAATATTTTTGCAGGAGATTTATTTAGACTTTACACAAGGTTTGCAGAAAAAAATAACTGAAAAATTGATGTAATGGATATGAACGAATCTGCTGCTGGTGGTTTTAGTCAAATTTCTTTCATGGTTAAAGGTGATAAAGTTTATTCAAAAATGAAATTCGAATCTGGAAGTCATAGGGTGCAAAGGGTACCTAAAACAGATTCAAAAGGAAGAATACAAACTTCTACAGCAACAGTTGCTGTTCTTCCTGAAGTAACTGATGTTGAGGTGGATATTAAAAATTCAGACCTAAGAATTGATACTTACAGAGCATCTGGTGCTGGTGGGCAACACATTAATACAACAGATTCTGCTGTAAGGATAACTCATATTCCTACTGGAATAGTTGCAGCTTCACAAGATGGTCGAAGTCAACATGATAATAAAGATAAAGCAATGACATTGTTAAGAGCAAGAATTTACGAAGCTGAATTAGAGAAGCAACAAAGTGAAGCTGCAAGTTTAAGAAAAAATGCAGTTGGAACTGGAGCTAGAAGTGAAAAAATTAGAACTTATAATTACGCACAAAACAGAGTGACTGATCACAGAGTCAACTTAACTTTAAATAAATTAGACCAAGTTATGGAAGGTAACCTGGATGAAATTATTGTAGAACTAGTTAATGATGAACAAAAAAACAAAATGATCGAACACATAGAGGGTTAA
- a CDS encoding thymidine kinase: MSYRINPKSKKGWIELITGCMFAGKTEEFIRRLKRYKYAKQNVIVFKPAIDDRYSKKDIFSHSGMSIESIPVKNSKQLFDIFNEENAKEKIDIIGIDEVQFLDTDVVDIISNIAAEGVIVIVNGLDKDFKNNPFQNVDRLLVEAEYVDKLTSICHSCGGNANRTQRIINGEPAKANEPIIVISANEKYEARCRHCYIKPE, translated from the coding sequence ATGAGTTATAGAATAAACCCTAAAAGCAAAAAAGGTTGAATTGAATTAATTACAGGATGTATGTTTGCTGGTAAAACTGAAGAATTTATTAGAAGATTAAAAAGATACAAATATGCAAAACAAAATGTCATAGTTTTTAAACCAGCTATTGATGATAGATATTCAAAAAAGGATATTTTTTCTCACTCTGGTATGAGCATTGAATCAATACCTGTTAAAAACAGTAAACAGTTATTTGATATTTTTAATGAAGAAAATGCAAAAGAAAAAATTGATATAATAGGTATAGATGAAGTTCAATTCTTGGATACTGATGTTGTTGATATTATTTCAAATATAGCAGCAGAGGGTGTTATTGTAATTGTTAATGGATTAGATAAAGACTTCAAAAATAATCCATTTCAAAATGTGGATAGACTTTTAGTTGAAGCTGAATATGTAGATAAACTAACTTCAATTTGTCATTCTTGTGGAGGGAATGCAAATAGAACTCAAAGAATAATAAATGGAGAACCTGCAAAGGCAAACGAACCAATTATTGTTATCTCTGCAAATGAAAAATATGAGGCAAGATGTAGACATTGTTACATTAAACCAGAATAG
- a CDS encoding DHH family phosphoesterase, with protein sequence MENKSNELALLKVIEQYENIIIAKHVSPDWDTQGSAYALREIILNNFNNKNVYVVGEKMNFGTREEDESKLTEGIISTSLLITVDVANFERVDFEFKEKVKEVFKVDHHLEVDNFGKGKLVDPSAIACTQVITLWSNNCNLKLTKLGATYLYFGLITDSGRFLFEKTNGKTFLAAKILVEAGVIITEVYSELFLKKLELAKWHNKAFSMAEFKNNNEIAYIKVTSDFFETLNLGEEEVKSALTVLSGIKEIKIWALAYQTPGNENVKVSIRSRDFNINSVATNYNGGGHKLASGAKLNSWNELDNLITDLQDLIE encoded by the coding sequence ATGGAAAATAAAAGTAATGAGTTAGCTTTATTAAAAGTTATAGAGCAATATGAAAATATAATTATTGCTAAACACGTTTCTCCGGATTGAGACACACAAGGTAGTGCATATGCACTAAGGGAAATAATATTAAATAACTTCAATAATAAAAATGTCTATGTGGTTGGAGAAAAGATGAATTTTGGAACAAGAGAAGAAGATGAATCAAAATTAACAGAAGGAATTATTTCAACTTCTCTCTTAATAACTGTTGATGTAGCCAATTTTGAAAGAGTTGATTTTGAGTTTAAAGAAAAAGTTAAAGAAGTTTTTAAAGTTGATCATCATTTAGAGGTTGATAACTTTGGTAAAGGAAAGTTGGTTGACCCATCAGCGATTGCTTGTACACAGGTTATTACTTTGTGATCAAATAATTGCAACCTTAAACTAACTAAACTAGGAGCAACTTATCTTTACTTTGGTTTAATAACAGATTCTGGAAGATTTCTTTTTGAAAAAACAAACGGGAAAACATTTCTAGCGGCTAAGATTCTTGTTGAAGCTGGTGTTATAATTACAGAGGTCTACTCGGAATTGTTTTTAAAAAAATTAGAGCTTGCTAAATGACACAATAAGGCATTTTCTATGGCGGAGTTTAAAAACAATAATGAGATAGCGTACATTAAAGTTACAAGTGATTTCTTTGAAACTCTTAATTTGGGTGAAGAAGAAGTTAAAAGTGCATTGACAGTTTTATCTGGAATTAAGGAAATTAAAATATGGGCATTAGCTTATCAAACTCCTGGTAATGAAAATGTTAAAGTATCAATAAGAAGTAGAGACTTTAACATCAACTCTGTTGCAACCAATTACAATGGTGGTGGTCACAAATTAGCTTCTGGAGCAAAATTAAATAGTTGAAATGAATTAGATAATCTTATTACAGATCTTCAAGATCTTATTGAATAG
- the rpmE gene encoding 50S ribosomal protein L31 — MPKANIHPQYFEAKFVCTTCSNEFMSGSTKGEEVRIDTCSNCHPFYTGKQNFANAEGRVEKFKEKFAKKDAKIAEVEKASVAQKAENEKKSKEAKK, encoded by the coding sequence ATGCCAAAAGCAAACATACATCCACAATATTTTGAAGCTAAATTTGTTTGTACAACTTGCAGCAATGAATTCATGTCAGGATCAACAAAAGGTGAAGAAGTAAGAATTGATACTTGTTCAAATTGTCATCCTTTCTACACTGGAAAACAAAACTTTGCAAACGCAGAGGGACGTGTTGAAAAATTCAAAGAAAAATTTGCTAAAAAAGATGCTAAGATTGCTGAAGTTGAAAAAGCTTCAGTAGCTCAAAAAGCTGAAAACGAAAAAAAATCAAAAGAAGCTAAAAAATAA